A window of the Candidatus Hydrogenedentota bacterium genome harbors these coding sequences:
- a CDS encoding glycosyltransferase encodes MRVLYLVPGSGGTFYCQNCLRDLALVRAMRALGHDAVVAPLYLPMYGDDLEESARAPLFFGGVNVFLRESFPVYRKAPRWLEQLLDNPWMLARAAEREGSTNAVELGPMTLSMLRALDGGQRREYERFLAWLRGWGRPDIIHISNALLLGFVPAIREASNVPLVCSLQDEEPWVNAMRSPYDRLCWEAMARDAARVHAFVSTSRWYADRMAVRLAVPRDRIAVVYPGVDAGGVRPPGERTGPPVIGYLARLSESLGLGKLVDAFIRLRHTPECSDARLLATGGVTTSDASYVDAMERRLRGLGLDSAAELHRDFKSEDIGRFYAGISVLSVPVPGGEAFSLPLLEAMARGIPVVQPAAGAYPEIVEATGGGMICEDSEDALADALRMVLRDRTLARALSERGRKSVSSLFTLERSARDMTAVYDAVLKDMGP; translated from the coding sequence GTGAGGGTGTTGTATCTGGTGCCGGGCAGCGGCGGGACGTTCTATTGCCAGAACTGCCTGCGCGACCTTGCGCTGGTCCGGGCCATGCGTGCGCTGGGGCACGACGCGGTGGTGGCGCCGCTGTATTTGCCGATGTATGGGGACGACTTGGAAGAAAGCGCGCGCGCGCCGTTGTTTTTCGGCGGCGTGAATGTATTCTTGCGTGAGTCGTTCCCGGTCTACCGGAAAGCGCCGCGCTGGCTCGAGCAGTTGCTGGACAATCCGTGGATGCTGGCGCGCGCCGCGGAGCGCGAAGGCTCGACGAATGCCGTGGAACTTGGCCCGATGACGTTGTCGATGCTTCGTGCGCTCGATGGCGGGCAGCGGCGCGAATACGAGCGTTTTCTCGCATGGCTTCGCGGCTGGGGAAGACCGGACATTATCCACATCTCGAACGCGCTGTTGCTGGGGTTTGTTCCCGCGATCCGGGAAGCGTCAAACGTGCCGCTCGTGTGCAGCCTTCAGGACGAAGAGCCGTGGGTGAACGCGATGCGTTCGCCCTACGACCGGCTGTGCTGGGAGGCGATGGCGCGCGACGCCGCGCGGGTGCATGCGTTTGTATCGACAAGCCGCTGGTATGCGGACCGTATGGCCGTGCGTCTTGCCGTGCCGCGCGACCGTATCGCCGTGGTGTATCCTGGCGTCGATGCCGGGGGCGTCCGCCCGCCGGGAGAGCGCACGGGCCCGCCGGTCATCGGTTATCTTGCGCGGCTGAGCGAGTCGCTTGGACTCGGCAAGCTGGTGGACGCGTTCATTCGGCTGCGCCATACCCCCGAATGCAGCGATGCGCGATTGCTGGCCACGGGCGGCGTGACCACTTCAGATGCTTCGTATGTGGATGCCATGGAACGCCGGTTGCGCGGCCTTGGCCTGGACTCGGCCGCCGAACTGCACCGGGATTTCAAATCCGAGGACATTGGCCGTTTCTACGCGGGCATATCCGTGCTTTCGGTGCCCGTGCCCGGCGGCGAAGCGTTCAGCCTGCCCTTGCTCGAGGCTATGGCGCGGGGCATTCCCGTGGTGCAGCCCGCCGCGGGCGCTTATCCCGAAATCGTGGAAGCAACCGGCGGCGGCATGATCTGCGAAGACTCGGAAGACGCGCTGGCCGATGCGCTGCGCATGGTCCTTCGCGACAGGACACTTGCGCGCGCGCTGAGCGAACGGGGCCGAAAGTCCGTGTCCAGTCTGTTCACGTTGGAGCGTTCCGCGCGGGACATGACGGCGGTCTACGACGCGGTGCTGAAGGACATGGGCCCGTGA
- a CDS encoding ABC transporter permease, whose translation AYWRAYGQTPKLLTALKTGQELWGSRFGSVTAVRFPPEAGGIEQVRGALRGALNPADLGLSLALARAEAMESVEKAMSFGGLFIGMSFFLIAGALSLLLMFFVQAMQRRAEEIGIFKGMGYTRGRIALLMLVESAPVAAFGILAGVGGGILYAAALLEGLQTLWPAAVAATPIRLQAEPLPLVWGSAGSLSVVLIVLAIVTWRAMRCPVRELSTTDFTSVPAGAGRGRAGFLWVLGACFFLAGACVALGGWPGQAQDGLGAFFGAGVLFLAGGLTLYGAALRRMACRESAGMPRVWQLSLSNMARRRGRSLGLAAVTAAGCFLVISVSSMREDLSAKAGKRDSGTGGFEVYAESALPLSREERNALEASAVVCAALRVRDGDDASCLNLNRARRPRLIGVDPALFARLDAFCPANGGDAVWGLLDTVADDGIVPALAGDRDTAMWGLGAAADPDSGTVLEYDDESGRPAKVKVVGALPVRLSVFQGALLISEAAFTRLYPSEPGYRGFLLDTGPAASEDLCGDLNRAYERAGMDAVPPVKRLEMFYAVESTYLAMFLVLGGFGLLLGAGGAAVSVYRNVQERRREIALLNALGYAPAILRRMLLTENSALVMTGTLIGAVAAWLAVAPMAAMSRTVVNWPAQAFLICGLAASEALFAYVGVSLGRRNISFGELREE comes from the coding sequence GGCTTATTGGCGGGCGTACGGGCAGACGCCGAAGCTGTTGACGGCTCTCAAGACGGGTCAGGAACTCTGGGGAAGCCGTTTTGGCTCCGTGACCGCCGTGCGATTCCCGCCGGAGGCGGGTGGCATTGAACAGGTGCGCGGGGCCCTGCGCGGTGCGCTGAACCCGGCGGACCTGGGCCTCTCTCTTGCGCTCGCGCGCGCCGAGGCGATGGAAAGCGTCGAAAAGGCGATGAGTTTCGGCGGCCTGTTCATTGGAATGAGCTTTTTCTTGATTGCCGGGGCGCTCAGCCTGCTGCTGATGTTCTTTGTGCAGGCAATGCAGCGCCGCGCCGAGGAAATTGGCATTTTCAAGGGAATGGGCTACACCCGTGGGCGAATCGCGCTCCTGATGCTCGTGGAATCCGCGCCGGTGGCCGCGTTTGGCATTCTTGCCGGCGTTGGGGGCGGCATTCTCTACGCGGCGGCGCTGTTGGAGGGGTTGCAGACCCTGTGGCCCGCCGCCGTCGCCGCAACGCCGATACGGCTTCAAGCGGAACCGTTGCCGCTGGTCTGGGGCTCGGCGGGTTCTCTGTCGGTCGTGCTCATTGTCTTGGCGATAGTCACATGGCGCGCGATGCGATGCCCCGTGCGCGAACTGTCTACGACGGATTTTACGTCTGTCCCGGCGGGGGCTGGGCGCGGCCGGGCGGGATTTCTCTGGGTGCTTGGCGCATGTTTTTTCCTTGCCGGCGCGTGCGTGGCGCTGGGTGGCTGGCCGGGGCAGGCGCAGGATGGTTTGGGCGCCTTTTTCGGGGCCGGCGTGCTTTTCCTTGCCGGCGGCCTGACGCTCTACGGGGCGGCACTGCGGCGTATGGCCTGTCGCGAAAGCGCCGGTATGCCTCGCGTGTGGCAGTTGTCGCTGTCGAACATGGCGCGCAGGCGTGGGCGCAGTCTCGGCCTCGCGGCAGTGACGGCCGCCGGCTGCTTCCTCGTGATTTCCGTGTCGTCGATGCGGGAGGACCTGTCCGCCAAGGCAGGCAAACGTGATTCGGGGACAGGCGGTTTCGAAGTCTATGCGGAATCCGCGCTGCCCCTGTCGCGGGAAGAACGGAATGCGCTGGAGGCGAGTGCGGTCGTCTGCGCGGCTTTGCGTGTGCGTGATGGCGACGACGCGAGTTGCCTGAATCTGAACCGGGCGCGCAGGCCGCGGTTGATTGGGGTCGACCCGGCCTTGTTCGCCAGGCTCGACGCGTTCTGTCCCGCGAACGGGGGAGACGCTGTGTGGGGGCTTCTGGATACGGTCGCCGACGATGGCATCGTGCCGGCGTTGGCGGGCGACAGGGACACGGCGATGTGGGGACTGGGCGCGGCGGCTGACCCTGATTCGGGCACAGTGCTGGAGTATGATGATGAGTCGGGCAGGCCCGCGAAAGTGAAGGTCGTTGGGGCGCTTCCGGTGCGGTTGTCCGTGTTCCAGGGCGCGCTCCTGATTTCGGAAGCCGCGTTCACCCGGTTGTATCCGTCGGAGCCCGGCTACCGCGGCTTTCTTCTCGACACCGGACCGGCGGCAAGCGAGGACCTCTGCGGAGACCTGAACCGCGCCTATGAACGTGCGGGCATGGACGCCGTGCCCCCGGTGAAACGTCTCGAGATGTTTTACGCGGTGGAAAGCACGTATCTCGCCATGTTCCTGGTGCTTGGCGGGTTCGGGTTGTTGCTGGGCGCGGGCGGCGCGGCCGTGTCGGTGTATCGCAACGTGCAGGAGCGCCGCCGTGAGATTGCGCTGCTGAACGCCTTGGGGTATGCTCCCGCGATCCTGCGGCGCATGCTGCTTACCGAAAACAGCGCGCTGGTGATGACGGGCACGCTGATCGGCGCGGTGGCCGCGTGGCTTGCGGTTGCGCCGATGGCGGCCATGTCGCGCACGGTTGTCAATTGGCCCGCGCAGGCGTTTCTGATATGCGGTTTGGCCGCGTCGGAGGCGTTGTTTGCGTATGTCGGGGTGTCACTGGGGCGCCGCAATATAAGTTTCGGTGAACTTCGCGAAGAGTAG
- a CDS encoding ABC transporter ATP-binding protein: MEPHCPLVEMENVTKEYESGAAPLRVLDGLNFTLHAGQCAAITGPSGCGKSTLLHLMGALDAPTSGVVRMDGRDIGGLTETEAARLRNREIGFVFQSHHLLPQCTALENVLAPSLVHPDGRNARGRALTLLARVGLGDKAQSRPGQLSGGERQRVAAVRALINRPRLLLADEPTGSLNEAGAAQLADLLLELARDERMAMVIVTHAQAIAARFGTVYALHGGHLELAGGA; this comes from the coding sequence ATGGAACCACACTGTCCGTTGGTTGAGATGGAGAACGTCACGAAGGAATATGAGTCCGGCGCGGCGCCGCTCCGGGTATTGGATGGTCTCAACTTCACGCTGCACGCCGGGCAATGCGCGGCAATTACGGGGCCGTCCGGCTGCGGAAAGAGCACATTGCTCCATCTTATGGGAGCACTGGACGCACCCACTTCGGGCGTTGTCCGCATGGACGGCAGGGACATCGGCGGTCTGACCGAAACCGAGGCGGCCCGGCTTCGTAACCGCGAAATTGGTTTCGTGTTTCAGTCGCATCATCTCTTGCCGCAGTGTACCGCGCTGGAGAACGTGCTCGCGCCGAGCCTGGTGCATCCGGACGGCCGGAACGCGCGCGGCCGCGCACTGACGCTGCTGGCGCGCGTCGGGCTCGGGGACAAAGCGCAGTCGCGGCCCGGGCAGCTTTCGGGCGGCGAACGGCAGCGCGTCGCGGCTGTCAGAGCACTGATCAACCGTCCGCGTCTGCTGCTTGCCGACGAGCCGACGGGTTCGCTGAATGAAGCCGGCGCGGCGCAACTGGCGGACCTGCTGCTGGAGCTGGCGCGGGATGAAAGAATGGCTATGGTCATCGTGACACACGCGCAGGCCATCGCCGCGCGATTTGGGACCGTCTACGCGCTGCATGGGGGACATCTGGAACTGGCGGGCGGCGCATGA
- a CDS encoding PQQ-binding-like beta-propeller repeat protein — translation MRRTAKKTLAATVAVVLLALSGKFVLLRVKEPEIPDEAPQATPRNAPRPLGNDIPDTGNWNTYHGDAALRGVADASFPDTLDVWWRFMAGGPVRQTPVAEGGRIFAATAHGVVHALDMHGGLLWSRAIQTEATPEQPARDAEIESPIACFGGSVLAGTYEGLVVCLDAESGAERWRAHVESGLLGAINYAGAGDRARVFVLEQPTGAPVCLDAATGAVVWRGEEVGRSDASPAVNARVLVFGSCAAALHAFDPETGKKLRDLEIDPDSQVAGGVALLDTRVVSGCRRGKVFEADWESGAFLWTNTDSGGEVFTTPAVTDAWVIACSYDGFIYGLDRVSGMARWKYETQGLPSSAVVAGDKVIVSVDGELAMFRLATGEKVFSYHVSDLITSPAVTQRRILVGSEDGTVVAFGAVSP, via the coding sequence GTGAGAAGAACGGCAAAGAAAACACTGGCCGCGACGGTGGCGGTTGTTCTGCTGGCCTTGTCCGGAAAGTTTGTCCTGTTACGCGTGAAAGAGCCGGAGATTCCGGACGAGGCTCCGCAAGCGACGCCGAGAAACGCGCCGCGCCCCCTGGGCAATGACATCCCCGACACCGGGAACTGGAATACGTATCACGGCGATGCGGCGCTGCGCGGCGTGGCCGACGCATCCTTTCCGGATACTCTGGACGTGTGGTGGCGTTTCATGGCGGGCGGGCCGGTGCGCCAGACGCCCGTCGCGGAGGGGGGGCGGATTTTCGCAGCGACGGCCCACGGGGTGGTCCACGCGCTGGACATGCACGGGGGGCTGCTCTGGTCGCGCGCCATCCAGACCGAAGCAACACCGGAACAGCCCGCGCGGGACGCAGAAATTGAGTCGCCCATTGCCTGTTTTGGCGGGTCCGTGCTCGCCGGCACATACGAGGGGCTGGTCGTGTGTCTGGACGCCGAATCCGGCGCGGAACGCTGGCGCGCCCATGTGGAAAGCGGTCTGCTCGGCGCCATCAATTACGCCGGCGCCGGAGATCGGGCCCGGGTATTCGTGCTGGAACAGCCGACAGGCGCGCCAGTCTGCCTGGATGCCGCAACGGGTGCCGTGGTCTGGCGCGGCGAAGAAGTCGGCCGCAGCGATGCCTCGCCCGCGGTGAACGCGCGCGTGCTGGTCTTTGGCAGTTGCGCGGCGGCTCTGCATGCTTTTGACCCGGAGACGGGCAAAAAGCTGCGGGATTTGGAAATCGACCCGGATTCGCAGGTGGCGGGCGGCGTTGCGCTGCTTGACACCCGCGTGGTGTCCGGTTGCCGCCGCGGCAAGGTTTTCGAGGCGGACTGGGAATCGGGCGCGTTTCTGTGGACCAATACGGACAGCGGAGGGGAGGTCTTCACCACGCCCGCGGTGACGGATGCGTGGGTTATCGCGTGTTCTTATGACGGATTCATATACGGATTGGACCGGGTTTCGGGCATGGCCCGCTGGAAATACGAGACGCAGGGGCTGCCCAGTTCGGCAGTTGTCGCCGGCGACAAGGTGATTGTCTCGGTAGACGGCGAACTCGCGATGTTCCGGCTCGCAACGGGCGAGAAGGTGTTCTCGTATCATGTGAGCGACCTGATCACGTCGCCCGCCGTTACCCAGCGGCGTATACTGGTCGGCAGCGAAGACGGCACGGTCGTTGCATTCGGCGCGGTTTCACCATAG
- a CDS encoding PQQ-binding-like beta-propeller repeat protein encodes MANTISAGPESAPPAPAQNGAVRLRVWPAVATVAIAAVSGYAVSLFASTNEQTVLAFGVIPGVCALLLVVWWLAASGAPARDRWLGFLLLIGALAWVVFTQPSLVGGAMLLAYAAPALTAGATVLLAVAFRLRWPARRLLAAGFLLVCAGFFTALRVETIGGDIAPILSWRWVPTAAERSAALPEFKTGGRATLPSRVAPGDWPGFRGPARDNCMRDVRFATDWTVPPREVWRKRVGPAWSSFAVVGDYLFTQEQRGEEECVTCYGASTGEDVWASRVTARFEDTMGLGPRATPAYHDGRVYAQGCTGILSCLNASTGETLWTRDITEDAGTGVPMYGFANSPLVVGEYVIQFTSGKEGKSAIGYRCDTGEIAWMGGPDTNGYASPQLFVLEHEPQVLFSTDFGVQAFAAGSGELLWQHEWKNTSYPRCTQPLMTDGARIMIACTSGARLLRAAKTDGAWHVSEEWTSKRFRPYFNDAVFHKGYTYGFDGERLACIDMRTGERVWNGERYGGQVLLAAGMDMLLVLSEGGEIILVRAQPERFEEIARFQALRGKTWNHPVIVRDRLYVRNAEEAVCYELPVARQPA; translated from the coding sequence TTGGCAAACACTATCTCCGCCGGTCCGGAATCCGCGCCGCCCGCGCCGGCGCAGAACGGCGCTGTTCGTTTGCGGGTGTGGCCCGCAGTCGCGACCGTTGCGATTGCGGCCGTCTCCGGATATGCCGTCTCGCTATTCGCATCCACGAACGAACAGACGGTGCTGGCATTCGGCGTCATTCCGGGCGTTTGCGCACTGCTGCTTGTCGTCTGGTGGCTCGCGGCAAGCGGGGCCCCCGCGCGGGACCGGTGGCTGGGCTTTCTGCTGCTGATTGGCGCCCTTGCCTGGGTCGTGTTCACGCAGCCGTCGCTCGTGGGCGGGGCCATGCTGCTGGCCTATGCGGCGCCGGCGCTGACGGCGGGCGCGACGGTGCTGCTGGCTGTCGCGTTTCGGCTGCGCTGGCCGGCGCGGCGCTTGCTCGCCGCGGGGTTCCTGCTCGTGTGCGCGGGCTTTTTCACGGCGCTGCGCGTGGAGACGATCGGTGGGGATATCGCGCCGATCCTGTCTTGGCGCTGGGTGCCCACGGCGGCGGAACGTTCCGCGGCGCTGCCGGAATTCAAGACCGGCGGCAGGGCGACCCTGCCGTCGCGGGTCGCCCCCGGCGACTGGCCCGGATTCCGCGGCCCCGCGCGTGACAATTGCATGCGCGATGTCCGTTTCGCGACAGACTGGACCGTGCCGCCCCGGGAGGTATGGCGCAAGAGAGTGGGACCGGCCTGGTCGTCGTTCGCCGTGGTTGGGGATTACCTCTTCACGCAGGAACAACGCGGCGAAGAGGAATGCGTAACGTGCTACGGCGCTTCAACCGGCGAGGATGTGTGGGCCAGCCGGGTCACGGCGCGGTTCGAGGACACCATGGGCCTTGGCCCGCGCGCGACGCCCGCATATCACGATGGAAGGGTATACGCGCAGGGTTGCACGGGCATATTGTCGTGTCTGAATGCGTCCACGGGGGAGACGCTGTGGACGCGTGACATTACCGAAGACGCCGGCACGGGCGTTCCCATGTACGGCTTCGCGAATTCTCCCCTGGTTGTGGGCGAATACGTGATTCAGTTTACCAGCGGGAAAGAGGGGAAGAGCGCCATCGGCTACCGTTGCGATACCGGTGAAATTGCGTGGATGGGCGGCCCGGACACGAACGGTTACGCGTCTCCGCAATTGTTTGTGTTGGAGCACGAACCGCAGGTTCTCTTTTCCACCGATTTCGGCGTGCAAGCGTTCGCGGCGGGCAGCGGCGAACTGTTGTGGCAGCATGAATGGAAGAACACGAGCTACCCCCGCTGCACCCAGCCGCTCATGACGGACGGCGCGCGCATCATGATAGCCTGCACAAGCGGGGCGCGGCTGCTGCGGGCCGCCAAGACCGACGGCGCCTGGCACGTCAGCGAGGAATGGACGAGCAAACGGTTCCGGCCTTATTTCAATGACGCCGTTTTCCACAAGGGATACACCTACGGCTTTGACGGCGAGCGGCTCGCCTGTATCGACATGCGCACGGGCGAGCGCGTTTGGAACGGCGAGCGGTACGGGGGACAAGTACTGCTGGCCGCCGGCATGGACATGCTGCTGGTGCTTAGCGAAGGCGGCGAGATAATACTCGTGCGGGCGCAACCGGAACGGTTCGAAGAAATCGCGCGTTTCCAGGCGCTGCGCGGCAAGACCTGGAACCATCCGGTCATCGTTCGAGACAGACTGTACGTGCGCAACGCCGAAGAAGCCGTCTGCTACGAGCTGCCTGTTGCCAGACAACCGGCTTGA
- a CDS encoding pyrimidine/purine nucleoside phosphorylase: protein MGVAEKFEQVTVVCKANVYFDGKVVSHTILLADGAKKSLGLIYPGSYHFNTGAPERMEITAGMCRVRLDGRSEWREYGMGTHFDVPGQSGFDIAVDDGLMEYICSFL from the coding sequence ATGGGTGTCGCGGAAAAGTTCGAGCAAGTGACCGTTGTGTGCAAGGCGAACGTCTATTTCGACGGCAAAGTCGTGAGCCACACCATTCTGCTGGCTGACGGCGCCAAAAAAAGCCTCGGCCTCATCTATCCCGGCTCTTATCACTTCAACACGGGCGCGCCGGAGCGGATGGAGATCACGGCGGGCATGTGCCGCGTGAGACTCGACGGCCGGAGCGAGTGGCGGGAGTATGGAATGGGCACGCACTTCGACGTGCCCGGTCAGTCGGGTTTTGATATTGCCGTCGACGATGGGTTGATGGAATACATCTGCTCGTTCCTGTAA